ATCAACTGGTCGAGCCGACGGAGAATCAGTCCTTCCCGGAGCGCCCACGGGCAGATCTTGACCTTCTTGAATTCGAAGAGTTCAAGGGCCGCCTCAGCCACGAGCGCTCCGGCGAGGAGCTGGTTGGCGCGGGCCTCCGAAACGCCGGGAAGGTGCAGCCTGTCCTCAGTCTTCATAGCCGAAATCCGCTGCGCCCAGATACCGAGATCAGTGGCGCCCAGTTCGCGCTTGACGTACGGCCCGGCTGCGCTCGGCGCTGCCCCGGCGATCCGGGCCAGCGAGCGGAAGGTCTTGGACGTTCCCGCCACCACGTTGGCCCTGCCCAGTTCGCCGAAGCTGCGGACGGCAGGTTTGAGGGTAGCCCGGATGTAGCGCCGGAGTTCCTTGACGCTCTTCGCGGTGGGAGGATCCTCGTGCAGCCAGTCCCGGGTGAGGCGGCTGGCTCCCAGCGGCACGGACGTGGCCAGTTCCGGCAGCTCATCCTGGCCCAGGGCCATTTCGAAGGAACCGCCGCCGATGTCCAGGTTGAGGATGGGCCCCGCGCCCCAGCCGTACCAGCGCCGGACGGCGAAGAATGTCATGGATGCTTCTTCGCTGCCCGTCAGTTCCTGGAGGGTGACGGTGGTTTCATGCTTGACCCGGGCCAGCACCGCGGGTCCGTTGGTGGCCTCGCGGATAGCTGACGTACAGAACGCCAGAAGATCCTGCGCCTTGTGTTTGGCGGCAAATTCCCACGCTTCGAGGACGAATTCGATGAGTTCGTGCTGGCCGGCGTCGTTGATATTTCCCTCGGAGTCGAGGAACTGGACGAGTGAGAGCGGACGCTTGTGCGACGCGAACGGCACGGGCCGCGCGCCAGGATGCGCGTCAACCAGGAGCAGGTGAACGGTGTTGGACCCGATGTCGAGGACGCCTAGACGCATTCTGCCATTATTCACCGATAGCAAGCCGCCGGCGCAACTGCGTCGGCGGCTTGCTGCTCCAAGACGGGATTACGGTACGGGCTACTCGCCGCTCGCGCCGTCTGAATCCTCGGACGGCTGGTCGGCCCGTTTGAAGTCGCGCCGGATGTTGGCCACACCCTCGGGATCGATCTCGAAGCCGAAGGCGCTGCCAGGGTTGATCACCATGCCCAGCTCATCGCCGAGGTTGCCGATGATGGCGGCGCCCTGGGTTCCCAGCACGTTCGGGGCGGCGTCGAGAAACTGCTGGTCCACGCGGCTCGGGTGGGAAAACACTGCCAGCACGGGCTTACCCTCGGAGTTGGACAGCACCAGGGGCTCAACCTGCGCGTCTTCACCTTCCAGGGCATCGGAGCTGATGATGTAGACCTCGTTGTTGAGGAAGGACAGGATGACGTCCACCGGGTTGGCATCCGGGTGGTCACCAGTGGCGAGCTTCTCTTCGAGGTCGTTCAGGGGCTGGATTTCCGCGGGTGCAGGCTGTTCAATCATGCGTCTACTCGATCACGTTGCGGGGCGGGGCGCAATTCCTATCACCGGCCGCCTGCCGGATGGGAGGAATCCGGCAGCAAGACGTCAAGCGTGGGCCCACACCGTCCGGGTTCCCTGGCCGAGCTTGCGAGGCAAGGGAGACGGTGGGGCGAACGAGCGAGCACGCCGAGGATTTCTCCCATCCGGGCCTCCCTACTTCTTGGCGACGGCTTTCTTCTTCGCCGGGGCCTTGCGGGCGGTGGCGGGACGCTTGGCCGGACCCTTGGCACGCTTCTCCGCCAGGAGCTCGATGGCCTGCTCGCGGGTCAGTTCCTCAAGGGACGTGGCACGCGGAACGGTGATGTTGGTGATGCCGTCGGTGATGTACGGGCCGAAGCGGCCTTCCTTCACCACGATGTTCTTCTCCGACACGGGGTCCGGGCCGAACTCCGCCAGCGGCGGAACGGAGGCACGTGCACCGCGCTGCTTGGGCTGCGAGTAAATCTCCAGCGCCTGCTCCAGCGTGATGGTGAAGATTTCCTCTTCGGAGCCGATGGAACGCGAGTCCGTGCCCTTTTTCAGGTACGGGCCAAAGCGGCCGTTCTGCACCGTGATCGGGTTCCCCTCGGCATCCTGGCCCAGGACCCGCGGAAGGCTCATGAGCTGCAGCGCCTCGTCCAGGGTGATGGTGTCAACGGCCATGGACGCGAAAAGCGAGCCGGTGCGCGGTTTGGCCTTGACGGGCTTCTTCGGCGGTTTGGGCTTGCCGTTCTTGTAGTACTCCACCGGCTGGTTGGCCAGCTGCTCCTCGGTCATCTCCGGAATGATCTCCGTGACGTAGGCGCCGTAGCGGCCGTTCTTGGCCACAACGGTGTGGCCCGTGTGCGGGTCGTCGCCAAGAACGCGCTCTTCGGGAGCAGCGGTTTCCATCAGCTCCCTGGCCTTGGCGGCGGTCAGCTCATCCGGGGCCAGGTCCTCGGGGACGTTGGCCCGGGCGGACTCGACCACTTCGCCGGTCTTCGGGTCCACCGTGGGGACGGAGCTTTCGAGGTAGGGTCCGAACTTGCCGACACGGAGCGTGATGCCCTCGGCAATGGGCACCGAGTTGATCTCCCGGGCGTCAATCTCGCCGAGGTTATTGACGATGCTCAACAGGCCGGGATCGGCATCTTCGCCGTAATAGAAGTGCTTGAGCCAGGCAGCGCCCGCGGCCTGGCCGTTGGCGATCTTGTCCAGGTCACCTTCCATGTCCGCCGTGAACTCGTAGTCGACATAGTCATGGAAGTGCTGCTCGAGCAGCCGGATCACCGAGAATGCGATCCAGCTGGGGACCAGTGCGGAGCCCTGCTTACGAACGTAACCGCGGTCCTGGATGGTGGAGATGGTGGAAGCATATGTTGACGGGCGCCCGATGCCCTTCTTTTCCAGCTCGGCCGTCAAGGAGGCTTCCGTGTAGCGCGGCGGCGGCGAGGTCTCGTGGCCCACGGCGATGATGTCCGCCGCGGTGAGGGAATCGCCCTTGGCCACGTTCGGCAGGCGCCGTGCTTCCTCGGAGTCGTCATCCCCCCGGCTTTCGTCCTTGCCTTCCTCATAGGCAGCGAGGAAGCCCGGGAAGGTGATGACGGTGCCCGAGGCCGAGAACTCCGCATCGCGGCCGTCTGTTGCCACCGCGCCGAGGCGGATGGTGGCCGTGGAGCCCTTGGCGTCGCCCATCTGGGAGGCGACAGTGCGCTTCCAGATGAGCTCGTAGAGCCGGAATTCGTCGCCGGAGAGCTGTTTGGCCACCTGCGCCGGGGTGCGGAAGGAGTCACCTGCGGGGCGGATGGCCTCGTGGGCTTCCTGCGCGTTGGCTGCCTTGCTGGTGTACACCCGGGGCGACCGGGGCACGTACTCCGGGCCGTACAGTTCAGCGGCCTGGCGGCGTGCGGCCGTCACGGCTTCGTCGCTCAGCGCGGACGAGTCCGTACGCATATACGTGATGTAGCCGTTTTCGTAGAGGCGCTGGGCCACCTGCATGGTGCTCTTGGAGGAGAACCGCAGCTTGCGGCCGGCTTCCTGCTGCAGCGTGGAGGTGGTGAACGGCGCGGCCGGACGGCGCGTGTACGGCTTGGTGTCGACGGAGCGGACGCGGAACTCCGCGTCCTGCAGCCCCGACGCCAGGGACGTTGCGAGTTCCTCATTCAGGTGCGCCACATTGCGCGAGGTGAGTTCGCCGTCGTCGTTGAAGTCACGGCCGCTGGCCACCTTGGCGCCGTCGACGGCAGCGAGCTTCGCCTTGAACGAAGAAGCAGCCCCGGAACCGGCCCCGAACTGGCCGGTGAGGTCCCAGTAGGACGCCGACTTGAACGCCATGCGCTCCCGTTCACGGTCCACCACCATGCGTGTGACCACGGACTGGACGCGGCCGGCGGACAGGCCGCGGGCCACCTTGCGCCACAGCACGGGGGAAATTTCGTAGCCGTACAGGCGGTCCAGCACGCGGCGGGTTTCCTGCGCGTCCACGAGGTCCTGGTCGACATCGCGCAGGTTGCCCATGGCGCGCTGGATGGCTTCCTTGGTGATTTCGCCGAACGTCATCCGGTAGACGGGAACCTTGGGCTTCAGCACTTCAAGCAGGTGCCACGCGATGGCCTCGCCCTCGCGGTCCCCATCGGTTGCGAGATAAAGAGCATCAGCGTCTTTGAGCTGGGCCTTGAGTTCGGCAACCTTTTTCTTCTTGTCCGGGGACACCACGTAGTACGGCTTGAAGTCGTTTTCGATGTCGACGGCGAACTTGCCGATGGAGGTCTTCTTGAGTTCGGCAGGGAGCTCCGAAGGCTGCGGCAAATCACGGATGTGACCGATGGAGGCCTCCACGATGAAACCCTCGCCCAGGTACTTGGCGATGGTCTTGCTCTTGGCCGGAGACTCTACGATCACGAGTTTTTTGCCGGTTTTGGCCTTGCTTGGCACGGTGCTCCTACAGAAAAAGGTTGGCTCGGGCAGATGAGCCCATACTCGCCTAGTTCACCATATTTTGCAGGATGATGC
This genomic window from Arthrobacter sp. 24S4-2 contains:
- a CDS encoding Ppx/GppA phosphatase family protein, translating into MRLGVLDIGSNTVHLLLVDAHPGARPVPFASHKRPLSLVQFLDSEGNINDAGQHELIEFVLEAWEFAAKHKAQDLLAFCTSAIREATNGPAVLARVKHETTVTLQELTGSEEASMTFFAVRRWYGWGAGPILNLDIGGGSFEMALGQDELPELATSVPLGASRLTRDWLHEDPPTAKSVKELRRYIRATLKPAVRSFGELGRANVVAGTSKTFRSLARIAGAAPSAAGPYVKRELGATDLGIWAQRISAMKTEDRLHLPGVSEARANQLLAGALVAEAALELFEFKKVKICPWALREGLILRRLDQLIFEGPLEPASHVALPPVTAAPDTASTPNVATAAAPATAAGGRAG
- a CDS encoding SseB family protein, whose translation is MIEQPAPAEIQPLNDLEEKLATGDHPDANPVDVILSFLNNEVYIISSDALEGEDAQVEPLVLSNSEGKPVLAVFSHPSRVDQQFLDAAPNVLGTQGAAIIGNLGDELGMVINPGSAFGFEIDPEGVANIRRDFKRADQPSEDSDGASGE
- the topA gene encoding type I DNA topoisomerase, whose translation is MPSKAKTGKKLVIVESPAKSKTIAKYLGEGFIVEASIGHIRDLPQPSELPAELKKTSIGKFAVDIENDFKPYYVVSPDKKKKVAELKAQLKDADALYLATDGDREGEAIAWHLLEVLKPKVPVYRMTFGEITKEAIQRAMGNLRDVDQDLVDAQETRRVLDRLYGYEISPVLWRKVARGLSAGRVQSVVTRMVVDRERERMAFKSASYWDLTGQFGAGSGAASSFKAKLAAVDGAKVASGRDFNDDGELTSRNVAHLNEELATSLASGLQDAEFRVRSVDTKPYTRRPAAPFTTSTLQQEAGRKLRFSSKSTMQVAQRLYENGYITYMRTDSSALSDEAVTAARRQAAELYGPEYVPRSPRVYTSKAANAQEAHEAIRPAGDSFRTPAQVAKQLSGDEFRLYELIWKRTVASQMGDAKGSTATIRLGAVATDGRDAEFSASGTVITFPGFLAAYEEGKDESRGDDDSEEARRLPNVAKGDSLTAADIIAVGHETSPPPRYTEASLTAELEKKGIGRPSTYASTISTIQDRGYVRKQGSALVPSWIAFSVIRLLEQHFHDYVDYEFTADMEGDLDKIANGQAAGAAWLKHFYYGEDADPGLLSIVNNLGEIDAREINSVPIAEGITLRVGKFGPYLESSVPTVDPKTGEVVESARANVPEDLAPDELTAAKARELMETAAPEERVLGDDPHTGHTVVAKNGRYGAYVTEIIPEMTEEQLANQPVEYYKNGKPKPPKKPVKAKPRTGSLFASMAVDTITLDEALQLMSLPRVLGQDAEGNPITVQNGRFGPYLKKGTDSRSIGSEEEIFTITLEQALEIYSQPKQRGARASVPPLAEFGPDPVSEKNIVVKEGRFGPYITDGITNITVPRATSLEELTREQAIELLAEKRAKGPAKRPATARKAPAKKKAVAKK